The Dysidea avara chromosome 13, odDysAvar1.4, whole genome shotgun sequence genome includes a region encoding these proteins:
- the LOC136243492 gene encoding uncharacterized protein, which translates to MMLRIWPAFVLLMLMSCTLLGASTKLITVDSDNGEDDDWCINSGTYKDGSHPCKTLYQALNGIANNTLVHIVEGIYPHNTTDTTLAISNISITGNGANVTVIQCDYNSGFGFVNATSVSISGLTVLGCGQLRDSTAPNISSQSTILFRAALYYLNVEDVSIDDVIVSNSTGMGVAMYDVTGSVSVTNSTFSNNKVPEHELLLYPGGGGFSVEFTYCKPGELDPCSVSSINNSLFFFDNCTFAFNNATTSDNIKYINSVKGFGNPKFGHGGGLSVFFKGRAFSNKVVVTGSRFISNYAKWGGGYHSDFVDSSGNNSLNIHDSNFTNNHCYYDNSIYGIGAGGGGARISLFYFNETHGHNQVVFSHCVFTNNSAYYGGGMSFSTTKEQIASNTLQFVECSWHGNIARSGSGVDLTVLTLPIGVISAVKFNNCIFRENSNNYVNRSILLLGIGSLYADSVPIEITGNCSFEDNQGSALVGTASRIAILSGSRVSFINNTGHHGAAISLLGNAYLHIYNGTRLYFTANTAFSKGGAIYSLSPSERDFISTKKCFLYYYDPIVAPPDWNTSFIFKANKAVDGKSIFCTSLFPCIWNGLAGKGNSKNVSDVYDVFKWNGTFKYDDNDELGNQISTDPINIKGYIVNDFIKALSIQPGQRYDLNMTPLNDIDKQSPAVFFVRSSNTTTSVVDDTFTYTSRGLVQLYGEPGSTVNLELQTVGVRPLSVTFNVTFVNCPPGFYIENKGNESVCRCSSYIKQRRYRGVVICDDNQDELVAYLRSQYWAGYQIVNHKAVLITGECPENYCYTNYSKLIRLPSSTSLDRLLCGAKHRTGRLCGECMDGYHIYVNSPTFDCGKCDDSLSKHGVLYLLLLKYFPMTIFLCFILYFNISLVNGPLNGFILFSQIIFAMGINASGAIGKPSSGKWLAEHLVQCYTFLYGIWNLDFFETLVDPFCCVKDKSALSVLLLHYASACFPLVLFVLFFNIVPWMFDQFSMSRITCVQSCALKFQRVCIRFRSRWSVQNSVVHGLTTLLVLSYAKITSLTWYILTYGVLSGPGGEDSSVIVRVAWVDGTKPYLSGVHGIYAIVAFVFLFCFVLFAPILMLLYPYLPRLINRLNWEEKRIVKLLLTPLHHAVPFFDVIQGCFKDECRFFAAFYFSYRVIILAMYSFTGTVALHYLWQIGFYTTILLMHCLFQPYKERWHNCIDAFILALLPIISAISFYRYYEYLASLSPSPWSFWIQLFTIYLPLWYFVFYVTKRWWNWCCLSARILSRCKGRNGFQKIDSSNESSVDFPARLLHSLLTSSTNEPKENVELTVSANSVPLVGVVNNYISTIQTYETASTS; encoded by the coding sequence ATGATGCTTCGCATTTGGCCAGCTTTTGTGCTTCTCATGCTCATGTCGTGCACCCTACTCGGTGCTTCTACAAAGCTTATCACAGTGGACAGTGATAATGGTGAAGATGATGATTGGTGTATCAACAGTGGCACATATAAGGATGGTAGTCATCCTTGTAAAACACTCTACCAAGCTCTGAACGGTATTGCAAATAATACACTTGTGCATATTGTCGAGGGAATTTACCCTCACAACACTACTGATACAACACTAGCAATTAGTAATATCTCCATAACTGGTAATGGTGCTAATGTTACTGTAATACAGTGTGATTATAACAGTGGGTTTGGCTTCGTTAATGCTACCAGTGTATCCATTAGTGGATTGACTGTGTTGGGCTGTGGACAGTTGAGAGATAGTACAGCTCCAAACATCTCATCTCAGTCAACAATTTTGTTCCGTGCTGCACTCTACTATCTGAATGTTGAAGATGTCAGCATTGATGATGTCATAGTTAGCAACAGTACTGGAATGGGAGTTGCCATGTATGATGTCACTGGAAGTGTGAGTGTGACTAATTCCACATTTAGTAACAACAAAGTCCCTGAACATGAACTGCTGCTGTATCCTGGTGGAGGAGGTTTTTCTGTGGAGTTCACTTACTGTAAACCAGGAGAATTAGACCCTTGTAGTGTTAGCAGCATCAACAACTCTTTGTTCTTCTTTGATAATTGCACATTTGCATTCAACAATGCTACCACATCAGATAACATCAAATATATAAACTCAGTGAAAGGATTTGGTAATCCCAAGTTTGGCCACGGTGGAGGATTATCAGTGTTCTTCAAGGGGAGAGCCTTCAGTAATAAGGTAGTAGTAACTGGGTCACGATTCATCAGCAACTATGCTAAATGGGGTGGTggatatcactctgactttgTGGACAGTTCAGGTAACAACAGTCTCAACATTCATGACAGTAATTTCACTAACAACCACTGTTACTATGACAACAGTATCTATGGTATTGGAGCTGGAGGGGGAGGTGCACGTATTTCACTATTTTACTTTAACGAGACTCATGGTCACAACCAAGTGGTGTTTTCACACTGTGTGTTTACCAACAATTCAGCTTACTATGGTGGAGGCATGTCTTTTAGCACTACGAAAGAACAAATTGCCTCCAATACTCTTCAATTTGTAGAGTGTAGCTGGCATGGTAACATAGCTCGTAGTGGCAGTGGAGTTGACCTCACCGTTCTTACCTTACCCATTGGTGTGATCAGTGCTGTGAAGTTCAATAATTGTATATTTCGGGAAAATTCTAACAATTATGTGAACCGGTCAATTTTACTGCTTGGAATTGGTAGTCTTTATGCTGATTCTGTGCCCATTGAAATCACTGGAAACTGTTCGTTTGAAGATAATCAAGGCAGTGCCTTAGTAGGGACTGCTTCAAGGATAGCCATTCTGTCAGGAAGTCGTGTCTCTTTTATCAACAATACTGGCCATCATGGAGCAGCCATCTCTTTGTTAGGGAATGCTTACTTACATATTTACAATGGGACTAGACTATACTTCACAGCAAATACTGCCTTTTCTAAAGGAGGAGCCATCTATAGTTTGTCTCCAAGTGAAAGAGACTTCATTAGCACAAAGAAATGTTTTCTTTATTATTATGATCCAATAGTTGCACCACCTGACTGGAATACTTCATTTATATTCAAAGCTAACAAAGCAGTAGATGGCAAGTCCATTTTCTGTACTAGCCTGTTCCCCTGTATATGGAATGGGTTAGCTGGTAAAGGTAACAGCAAGAATGTGTCTGATGTATATGATGTCTTCAAGTGGAATGGTACATTCAAATATGATGATAATGACGAACTTGGTAATCAAATTTCTACTGACCCTATTAACATTAAAGGGTATATTGTGAACGATTTTATCAAGGCCCTCTCCATTCAACCAGGCCAAAGGTATGATTTGAACATGACTCCGCTAAACGACATCGATAAACAATCACCTGCTGTCTTCTTTGTCCGTTCTAGTAACACTACTACATCTGTGGTAGATGATACTTTTACATACACATCACGGGGATTAGTACAGCTGTATGGAGAGCCTGGCAGCACTGTTAATCTTGAACTGCAAACTGTTGGTGTTCGACCACTGTCTGTTACGTTTAATGTAACGTTTGTTAACTGTCCTCCTGGATTTTATATTGAAAACAAAGGCAATGAATCTGTCTGTAGATGTTCTAGTTACATAAAGCAAAGGAGGTATCGTGGTGTGGTCATATGTGATGACAATCAGGATGAACTGGTGGCCTATCTTCGGTCGCAGTATTGGGCAGGATATCAAATTGTCAATCATAAAGCAGTTTTGATCACTGGTGAATGCCCTGAGAACTATTGTTATACAAACTACAGTAAGTTGATACGTCTTCCTTCAAGCACTTCTCTTGATAGGTTGTTGTGTGGAGCCAAACACAGGACAGGAAGGTTATGTGGAGAGTGTATGGATGGCTATCACATTTATGTGAACTCACCAACATTTGACTGTGGAAAATGTGATGATTCATTGAGCAAACATGGAGTGTTGTACTTGCTGTTACTCAAATATTTTCCAATGACTATATTCCtttgttttattttgtattttaatatcAGCTTGGTCAATGGTCCATTGAATGGTTTCATCTTGTTCAGTCAGATCATATTTGCAATGGGTATTAATGCTAGTGGTGCGATTGGCAAACCTAGCTCTGGAAAGTGGTTAGCAGAACACTTAGTACAATGTTACACGTTTTTATATGGTATTTGGAACTTGGATTTCTTTGAAACTCTTGTTGACCCTTTTTGCTGCGTGAAGGATAAAAGCGCATTGTCAGTTCTACTTCTACACTATGCTTCAGCCTGTTTTCCGCTTGTGTTGTTTGTATTGTTCTTTAACATAGTGCCATGGATGTTTGACCAGTTTTCCATGTCACGTATTACTTGTGTCCAGAGTTGTGCTTTAAAGTTCCAAAGAGTGTGTATAAGGTTTCGGTCGCGTTGGTCAGTGCAGAACTCAGTTGTTCATGGTCTTACAACTTTACTGGTTTTGTCTTATGCTAAGATCACATCATTAACATGGTATATACTGACTTATGGTGTGTTAAGCGGTCCTGGAGGTGAGGACTCCAGTGTAATAGTGAGAGTTGCTTGGGTGGATGGAACTAAACCTTACCTCAGTGGAGTGCATGGCATATATGCTATTGTAGCTTTTGTGTTCTTATTTTGTTTTGTACTGTTTGCTCCCATTTTAATGCTGCTGTACCCATACCTCCCCAGGTTGATAAACAGACTGAACTGGGAAGAAAAGAGGATTGTTAAACTGTTATTGACTCCATTACACCATGCTGTTCCATTTTTTGATGTCATCCAAGGTTGCTTCAAAGATGAGTGTCGATTTTTTGCAGCCTTTTACTTTTCTTACCGAGTCATTATATTGGCAATGTATTCATTCACTGGAACAGTTGCATTGCACTACCTCTGGCAGATTGGGTTCTACACCACCATACTGCTGATGCACTGCCTATTCCAGCCATACAAAGAAAGGTGGCATAATTGCATCGATGCATTCATCCTAGCATTACTGCCCATCATCAGTGCAATTAGCTTTTACAGGTACTATGAGTACCTTGCATCACTTTCCCCCTCACCTTGGTCATTTTGGATTCAGTTGTTCACCATTTATCTACCCTTGTGGTATTTTGTATTTTATGTGACAAAGCGATGGTGGAACTGGTGTTGTCTATCTGCCAGGATCTTGTCAAGATGTAAGGGAAGAAATGGCTTTCAAAAGATTGATTCTTCAAATGAGAGCAGTGTGGATTTTCCAGCTCGTCTTCTACATTCATTGTTGACTAGCAGTACCAATGAGCCTAAAGAAAATGTGGAGTTGACGGTTTCTGCCAACTCGGTACCTTTAGTAGGGGTAGTTAACAATTACATCAGCACCATTCAAACTTATGAGACAGCATCAACATCTTAA